In Thermofilum pendens Hrk 5, the sequence TTTATACTATTTCCCTATGTAATTAAAAAAGGAACTAGAAAATTCTTTATCATTTCGGAGGAAGAGCCCAGCATTCTTTTAGACAGGTTAAAGAAGTATGGCACTGTGACGCGTATGGAGAAAGTGCTACTAACGGACGCCTTAAAGGATTCGTACGCGCTATTAATGCGGACAGACCTATTATCGAAATTAACGCCTCTTCAGCGCAAAATACTCTCTAAGGCAATAATAAAAGGTTACTTTGACTGGCCGCGGAAGTACTCGTTGTCTGACCTCTCACAAGAGCTAGGCATCTCAAAGGCTACGCTTGCAGAACATATAAGAAGATCCGAGTCGAAGATTCTAAAGTACCTTCTGGAGGGGGGCGAGGGATTCACGGAATGAAAATACTAGCAGTAGACGTTGGCACTAGTACTTTAAAGTCAGCGCTGGTTGATCTCGAGAAAGGAGTTACCGGCTTTGTGAGGAAAGAAATACCTATTCTTAGGCCGGAGCCCGAAGCTGCAGAGCACGATCCAGAAACTCTTTTCAGAATGGTATTGGAGAACCTAAAGGAAACTTTAGCGAAGGCCGGAGTCAGCGAAGTGGATTGCTTGGTGCTTTCAGGGTACCTCTTTGGCGTGTTGGCTCTCGATAGCAAAGGAGAACCGCTTACGAATGTTTTAACCTGGCTGGACAGACGGGCTACAAGGACGCTGAGAACCTTATTCCAGGTTCTCAACCCCGTGGACGTTTATCGGAGAACCGGGTGCCCACCTCTATTCATTTACCCGCTCGCAAAGATTTTTTGGCTGAAAACCGCTAGAGAAAACACTTATCGTGCAACAAAACGCTTTCTAGATGCTAAAGGGTACTTACTGCTACGCCTTACCGGAGAAGAAGTTATGGAAGTAAGCTCTGCCTCAGGATCTCAGCTCCTCAACCTAGAGAGAAAGGACTGGGACCACGAGATAATTCACAGCGCAGGATTGGACCTCGATAAGCTACCTCAGCTCGTAGAGCCAGATACTATTGTTGGAGACGTGCCAGTCAGCATTGCGAGAAGCATCGGGCTGAAATCGCCCGTACCAGTAGTAGCAGGAGTATTTGACGGGGCAGCAGTGTCTTTAGGACTGGGTGGACTTGAGGAAGACGTAGCTACCTCTCACCTATCTACCAGTACTATGCTCAGAGTGGCGAGCAGGATTCCCGTTATAGACTCTTCTCCGAAAATGCGTTTTCAAACGTACTACTCTCTACGCGGCTATTGGCTACCCGGTGGTGCCGTGAACAGCGGAGCTGTTGTCCTGAGATGGTTTAGGGACAATTTCGCACAACTAGAAAGACTGGTAGCGCAAGAACTGGGGGTGAGCGAATACGAGTTACTGGACAATGAGGCGGCGCTATCTCCTCCGGGCTCTAACGGGGTAGTCTTCCTCCCGTATATCAGCGGAGAAAGATTTCCAGAATTTGGGAACAATGCTAGCGGCGTTATTTACGGTTTGCGAGAATGGCATACAAGGAAAGATGTGCTACGCGCCATAATGGAGGGAGTAGCATTTAACTTAAACCTTGTTAACGAAGCTCTAAGAGAGAACGGTCTGAGCTTCAGAGAAGTGAGAATCACGGGTGGAGGTGCTAACTCGCGGCTATGGCTACAAATACTCGCCGACGTACTCGGAGTACCCATAAAGGCATTTACCAAAGGAGATGCGGCGCTACTCGGTTCCTCGTTTGTAGCGAAAATTGCAATAGAGGGTAACGCCGCCGGAGTAGAGCATTTAGTCAAGTTCGATAAAACCGTTGAGCCGATACCAGAAAATCAGCGAATATACATGGAAAGGTTTAAAGAGTTCAAGTACCTGCTAAATGCGTTGCTTCCCATGTTCTCCGCGCGCTAAGTTCTTAGATTAGCCCTGGTACCCCTCTTAAGAACCTCTGGATTTACCATGTACTCAAGCGGTGCTTCTCCGCGGATAACCTTTAGTATTGCATCAGCATTGGCTTCGTCCATCCCCCTGAGTCCCTCGTAGGTATTTGCACCTATGTGCGGCGTGATAACGACGTTTCTATACTTTAGCAGAGGATGATCTGCTCCTATGGGTTCTCCTTCTACGACGTCAAGGCCTACTCCTGCAATTTTTCCCGACTCTAAGCCCTTTATAAGAGCATTAGTATCTATCAGCTCGCCTCTAGCAGTATTTACTACTATGACTCCTTTCTTCATTTTATCTATCTCTTTCTCGCCGATCATGTGGTATGTTTCCTTCGTGAGAGGTGCATGTAGCAGTATTATATCGGACTCCCTTAGGAGCGTATCCAGATCTACAAGCTCGGCTCCAAACCGGGCGGCATAGTCTTTTCCTACAAATGGGTCGTACGCTACAACTTTGGCATTGAAACCTCTAGAGAAAATTTCTGCAACTCTACTACCAATGTTCCCTAAACCGATTATGCCAACAGTCTTTCCTGAGATATTAACACCGACAATTTTACCCCTCTCAGCCCATTTTCCCTCTCGAACCAGCGTGGCGGCCTGGCAAACCTTACGCGCTACGTTTAGGCACAAGGCCACAGCAAGTTCCGCCACAGCGTCTCTCTCTCTTGATCCAGGAACCCTTGTAACTATTACGCCCTGCTCTGTCGCCGCATCTACATCTACGTTATCGTAACCGATCCCATGCCTTGCTATGAGCAATAAGCTTCGGTTGTTCTCGAAGAACTCTCTATCGTAGAGAGGAGTTACACTAGCAATGATGAAATGGTATCCTTCGAGCTTTTCAGCTAGCGCTTTACCTCTCAGAGTTTTTTCGACGTCGATAAAATCGATCTGAGCCACTTCCTGCAATTTTTGTAGAACATCGGGCGCAATTACCCCGAAAGACCTTGAATTAACAACAGCTATTTTGTACATACGATCGATTCGCTACACCACACAGGTAATAAATATCGCGTTTCCCTAATGCATTTGGGTTTATTCTGCGGGAAAATGCATAAACCCGTTAGGCAAAAACAATTTAACATCAGAGGGGGTGTGGGCTTGACGAAGAAATGATTGGTAAGCTACCTAGACTCCTCTCGGAAAAGAGAGCGGCGCTTGGCGCCTGGGTCACTATAGGTAACCCCGAGGTACCCGAGATGCTTTCGCTACTAGGCTTTGACTGGCTTTTATTCGACATGGAGCATGCTCCTCTGGACTTCCAGCTCTTAGAGTACATGCTGATCGCTGTAAAGAACGATGCAACCCCGCTCGTACGGGTGCCTTTCAATGACCCCGTGTACGTTAAGCGTGTACTCGATCTAGGTGTAGCCGGAATACTGTTCCCTTTAGTGAACAAGTCGGAGGACGCTAAACTCGCAGTTGCCTCTACGA encodes:
- a CDS encoding helix-turn-helix domain-containing protein, whose amino-acid sequence is MTTLRPYKVYMRPQKSLLSELTNLPGIEITVLNIIQSGSTYKTLAHATTSGNLKFYQVLEEMKFKNEILDFKVLNKNKQSVTFILERDYCTFYDYTLGTGRFILFPYVIKKGTRKFFIISEEEPSILLDRLKKYGTVTRMEKVLLTDALKDSYALLMRTDLLSKLTPLQRKILSKAIIKGYFDWPRKYSLSDLSQELGISKATLAEHIRRSESKILKYLLEGGEGFTE
- a CDS encoding gluconokinase; the encoded protein is MKILAVDVGTSTLKSALVDLEKGVTGFVRKEIPILRPEPEAAEHDPETLFRMVLENLKETLAKAGVSEVDCLVLSGYLFGVLALDSKGEPLTNVLTWLDRRATRTLRTLFQVLNPVDVYRRTGCPPLFIYPLAKIFWLKTARENTYRATKRFLDAKGYLLLRLTGEEVMEVSSASGSQLLNLERKDWDHEIIHSAGLDLDKLPQLVEPDTIVGDVPVSIARSIGLKSPVPVVAGVFDGAAVSLGLGGLEEDVATSHLSTSTMLRVASRIPVIDSSPKMRFQTYYSLRGYWLPGGAVNSGAVVLRWFRDNFAQLERLVAQELGVSEYELLDNEAALSPPGSNGVVFLPYISGERFPEFGNNASGVIYGLREWHTRKDVLRAIMEGVAFNLNLVNEALRENGLSFREVRITGGGANSRLWLQILADVLGVPIKAFTKGDAALLGSSFVAKIAIEGNAAGVEHLVKFDKTVEPIPENQRIYMERFKEFKYLLNALLPMFSAR
- a CDS encoding D-isomer specific 2-hydroxyacid dehydrogenase family protein → MYKIAVVNSRSFGVIAPDVLQKLQEVAQIDFIDVEKTLRGKALAEKLEGYHFIIASVTPLYDREFFENNRSLLLIARHGIGYDNVDVDAATEQGVIVTRVPGSRERDAVAELAVALCLNVARKVCQAATLVREGKWAERGKIVGVNISGKTVGIIGLGNIGSRVAEIFSRGFNAKVVAYDPFVGKDYAARFGAELVDLDTLLRESDIILLHAPLTKETYHMIGEKEIDKMKKGVIVVNTARGELIDTNALIKGLESGKIAGVGLDVVEGEPIGADHPLLKYRNVVITPHIGANTYEGLRGMDEANADAILKVIRGEAPLEYMVNPEVLKRGTRANLRT